GTGGTGATGAAGAGGTGAAAGCAGCCACAGCAGCAGCAGAACCCGTCGATGAAGAACCGGAGGAAGCCAGAAGGCGCTCGAGCCGCACAATATCCTGTTTTATGAGTGACGGAGTCGATGACGACGCAGGAGTCCCACTGGAGGAGGAGCGCCTCTGGTTTCGCTGCTTCTGGCgacaatcagactctgggtgacTTGGCCTGGAGCAGTAGTCACAGAAGGTGTCACGGCGCGACCGGCCCTTCTCAGCATAAGGAGGGCGACCCACCCCCCCTAAAGGTGTGGGCACGAGCGATGGAGCAGTGAGACGAGCAGACGGCACAGGAGCTCGGACAGCCAACACTAAAGGAACTGCAAGCAACCCAGCAAAacgaaggcgggtctcctcagcacgaagctcagcAAGGACCTCCGAGATAGGAACACGGCCACCAGCAAGCAAGTGAGCGCGTCGAGGCTCAAACTCAGAGCGaagacgagataagaactcatggacACGCTGAAACTCCAAGTCGGACCGCATAGTCTGGCAGCAGCGGCAAGCTCCACAAACAACTGACCGAAGAGAGTCAAGCTGGCGCCAAATAGCAGACGTCTGTGTatagaactcatcaacagaagAGTCGCTCTGCTGAAGAGCgtgctcctgacgcaccacagatAAGTAGAGAGCATctccagagggctgatagcgctgacagagATAAGACCACATTGTTGCAACGGTGCTGAGGCCCATGAACTCCGAAGCAAACTGAGGGAGAATACTGACAGTAAgaacagcagcagcacgagcatcatcattgcaccactgagtgtaagcagacagagCATCTCGGTAGGCAGAAAGAGTATCTGAATAAGTTGACATctgctgatcataagcatcaacTGCGGTATCATCAAGAGCCTTGGCTGCATCCCGATCAGCCTGGGAAGCatcagcagcaagaaccggcggtacTGACGGGATAGCAGCCATGGGAGCAACAGGACATGGCGGACAGGAAACCTCGCCAGAGAGAAAACCCCACAGAAGACCACGCATATGGATACGCATGAAGCCCacaaactcagcatagttggtgccatcgaagatcaccgaGCACCGAGGAACAGCGACATAGCCGAAGAAGACAtgagattttttatttatttattttggaagTCAACGCACACAAAttacccgatctggatcgggccaGAGCGCAAGCGAGGCAGGGGCCCGCTCGATCTGGTCGGGAGCGACCAGGGCGCGGTGTCTGGCTTCGTAGGAGGCTTGCACGAGCCAGGGTAGAGACCAGCCAGCCGGGCCAGTGGGGGAGGGCAGCGGCGGCGAACGGAAGCAGTCGAGGGCGGCGGCGCCGGTCAGACGGGGGCGCCGGCAGCCAAACGGGCCAGGGGCATGGACGGCGGCCGGATCCAGAGGCGGGGGCGGCCGGCCGGAGGAGCACAGCCCCGGGCAgcaggaggagggcgccgggtccGGGCGCAacaggaggagggcgccgggtccGGGCGCAgcaggaggagggcgccgggtctGGCTGGGCTGCAGGATCGGGCGTCAGGTCCGGCCGGGCTGCAGAATCCGGGCTAGGCCAAGGGGGAGACGGCCAGCAACGGACGGGGACAGCCGGAGATGGGCTGGGGCGACCGGAATCGAGGTGAGCTAGGAGCAGGGCGCACGGAGTTGCGTCGTGCGGGAGAACGAGGCTAACctagcatctgataccatgttggataaaTGAGCAGCTGActttactgagggccaaaggccaaaACATATACATGTTTGGTAAAGTGCAGGaaagccccttatacaatgggAATATACACAaagggactatacacatctaacagttttctcgtactagcaacttatttaatacttgcatgcatgtagtcacaATGACAGTGTGCTACTTCCTTCCCATTCCTTCTTTGCATGCATGCAGATGTATTAATGATCCCAATTAACGTAAAAAAAGTTGTCTTGCAAAGcagtcattaaattttaccttggtacctgtaatctgaatttgtggccttgtataagggaatggagggagtgcgAGTTATGTTTGGTTCAATTGAACTAGACCATCCAAAAAAAAGGACTCAAATGACTGGGAAAATAAGTTCGAACCTAGAATTGCATTAATTGCTCTTAATTGCACAATCATTCACTTAATTTTTATCAAATAGTTTCCTTTACATCTCCTTGCTGAATCAACCCCTTCATTACAGCCTGCATTCTCGCGCGTGGGGCACCCCCAATACCCTTTTTTGAGTTGCATATACGTCACGACATACATATTGTGTaaaacatgcattgcacgtacacaattGCTAGTAGAACTTAAAACATTGGCAAACATTTAGTAACTTATTAGTAATCTGAGTAAATTGCCTCAGTGCTACAAAGTCTGTTCGCTCCTGAGTACAACTCACACATCGCCTCTATCCAAGTACGAGTGATGGCCCACTTTTGTTAGTGAATGCACTGGCAAAATTTGTTCTTTTTTCTGGATATACCcaaaggggagccttggcgcagtggtaaagctgctgccttgtgaccatgaggtcacgggttcaagtcttggaaacagcctcttacagaaatgtaaggaaaggctgcgtacaatagacccaaagcgGTCGACCCTTCCcgggaccctgcgcaagcgggagctataTGCACCGGGTTGCCCCTTTGATATACCCAAAGGAACCCTGAGTCTTCTCTCCGATAAACACTAATCATGCTCCCTTGGCATAGGCGTCAGTGCCTTAAGCACCTGTGCTTGTCTGCATGTGCCTGATAGTCAAGGGCTCACAGCCTTGACAGCTTGAGGGTCTATAATGTATTTCAATCCCATTGGATAAGGCCTAGGAGCTGAGGAGCGAGGCTTATGTGGCTAAGGTTGGCGTCCAGAATGCGCCTGCATACATGTTGGTAGGATGAATATGGGAGGGAGAGGAATATGGCACAAATAGGTGACGGCAAATATGACTTTTCTTAACCTATCAGCCTTAGTTCATAGTGGTGTTTTGGGAAGAAGTGAGATGTGAGTGCTGTTTTGGAGAATTGCAAAAATCGTAGTGGGTACAGAGTAAATTTCTCTATCAATTAAGTAGATGAAAATTAAAATGTTATTTGAGTACAATCTCAAGGGCCCAAACTTTATGAGTCCTCTATTACTtaagtaaaaatgaaaaaaaaaaacaATGTTATTTGAGTATATTCTCAAGGGCCCAAACTTTTATCAgtgagatgtactccctccgtaaactaatataagagcgtttagatcactactttagtgatctaaacgctcttatattagtttacagagggagtccATTTAAAAAAAATGGAACTTACCAGCAACATGTTAGTCCCATTATCCTTCCTCTTAAAAAGAGTTGAAGAAAAATATGCAGCCTGTATAGTTCAACCAAATAGTTCAGCTAAAATCACCACAACAAACACCACTATATTTTGAGATATCAACCACAGCTATACCTGAAAGGGCAATAAATGTTCAAGAAGACCAAATCTCCAAAGCAACCTTAAAGAAGCTTCAGCTGAACCATAAGCAAGCATATAGTTAACCTCCATGAGTAATCTTCCCTACAAGAAGGAAATCAGTAAGAGACAGGCACCTGAGCTCCGTTCTTGCTTATCCAATGCATATGAGAAGACAAACATTCACAAAATAAAGCACATTGTGCGTACAGGATCAAACCTTGTCAAGTCTTGCCACAGAACAGGCAAGATTTCTCACATAATAAGCTGTTTCTTTGGGAAAGCTGAATCCTAATCGAGCAGCAATTCTGATTGCACGTAGAATACGAGCTGTCAATTGCAGATTGCATATTAATGCCAAATTCACAAGAAggcaaaaataaaacagaaaggaaatccAAAAAAAGACAAATTTGAAATGATACTGACCACAATCCTCATGGAACGAAGTGGCGGCAGGAATGACAGTACGAACCTGTTGAAAGGGAAAAAGGAGGTCATAACAAATAAATTAAATGATTGATGGTCAACGCAAGCAAAGACGATGCAACTACAACAATTATTAATACAGCAGACCTTAGCTTTCTTAATATCTTCAATGCCTCCCAGGTAGTCGTAGATCTTTTCTGAATACGGATTGAACATTAATCTGCACACATTTAACATCAGCAAATATGCATACCACAGCTTGCAGTATGGAAACCAGTTATCATGTAAAGGAACACCAACCCATTTATAGTGAAGTCCCTCCCTTGGCAGTTTTTCCAGCGTAAATAATCGTTCTTGCTACAATGTGGGCTCTTTGAAGTGGGCATTTGATTGCCACTTGACCCTCGAACGTAAGTATTAAAACTTGACACCTGCCAGGAAGGATAAGAAATGTTCAGTAGGCAGCACATGTGGTGTGAAAGGAAATCTAATTCAATAACACTCAGTATTGAGTTGGCAGCATATGCGGTGTGAAAGGAAATCTAATTCAACAACCCCCCTCTTAAAGTGTGCAAATTCTGACGATCCAGCCAAGTAAGCACAAATGTATACGAACCTCAACAATGGAATTATTGTCATGTACATGAACTATGGGAAACCGCCTTCCTACTATAACAGCTGATCCTACAAAGGTGTCTTTCACCTGCAAGAGTTCAAAATAGCATCCTTTGTTGGTAAGGTCAACAAAATTGCTTTTGCATCTCAAATAGAATAAGAATTTGTTGACGACTTGCAATGCAACATAACTGCAAAATATGACACATGCAAATATACAATTAGAAGTGAAATTATACATAGTTTTTATTTATACCTTTCACTTATCACGGATAGACTGAAGGTATCTCTTATTTCAGATAAGGAAAAACTGCATGCATCTAATATCAAGCAAATATGCTAATTATGTCTGTTGCAGTTGATTTTGACAAAACTATTATTATTCTAGAAAATTTACTGTCTCCACACTTCAGTAGAAATGTTAGCTTCGACTCTTTGAGAAAGGTATGACACACAACAAACCAATTTGTAATAATCACTGCATAACAATGGCATGCTCGTTAATATGAGTTATAACCTGCCTAAGATCAGCTGTTGTTATTATGTCAAAATCTTTTGGGATTTTCTTCATTATGAGATCTCGAACACAACCACCAACCAAGTACACATCATATCCTGCAGCAGTAAAACATATACACATATCACTGAATCTGAGAGTGCAATAACAAAAAAGTAAAACCCAAATGGATACTTCACCTGAAGACATAAAACCTTCGGTTGTCATCGTGGTTTTAGAATAATAAGGAAAAACAATAATTTTATAGTTCTTAGCTACCTAACAGCAGggttgttgaagtgtatatgtggattacCTAGCCCTTTCCACTAGTCTGGACTTTtcgttgcgttggctagtgcatgaagcttaacatggtatcagagtccaaggtcttgagttcaagtcctggctttcGCAATTTATCGAAACATTGTTGTTGCCCCCCTTTGTCCACGTATATGCCTCTTGAGCCATGCCTCTGAGTCTATCCACATGTTGACTTTCCAcgtcacacgtgagagggggtgttgaagtgcatatgtggattgcctagcccttccCATTAGTtcagacttttggttgcgttggctagtgcatgaagcttaacaaggGTAACACAGTGGAATTGAACTTCCTTACTGAATAGTGGAACAATAAAACCAGATACATTTCTTACCCATTTAATACCATCAACCATCAGGATTTTTGTAGGACTTCTAAAGGATTGGATTTTGGAGGAAATTTTCCTTTGgggccctttggtttgtaggaatagaATCCTATTCCTGTATAGGATAGGAACAAATCCTTTGTAATTCAAAGGAAAAAAAATATTATCctagacaacaacaacaacaacaaagcctttagtcccaaacaagttggctagaggtgaaacccataagatcctATCCTATCCTAGACCAAATAAAAATATCCTATCCTACGAACCAATTGACATCTCTTTCCctataggatttgagatacatctcatctcacttcctatggttTTCCTATTCCGATGAAATTCATATCCTATGAGCCAAAGGAGGCCTCTAATGGTAATGCGATTATTTCATGGAAAAGTAAAAGAATGCTATATACTATATAACTAAGTTCCCTAGGATTGGAGGCCTCACAATCAATTGAGGTCTCTAATTGGAATTTGGTCTCccaattttgaccgggtcaacaaaaCTCTCTCATTTAATTTTTTATACAATACACTATGCTTCCTCATTTTTAAATCTTCACAATTAATTGAGGCTTCAATTTAGAATTGGGTCACCCAATTTTGACCGGTtcaacaatttctcaaggagcTCTCCCATCTAATTATTTTAATTCTTTATGTTCCCTAATTTTAAAGCTCTTTCATtcgattgaggtattcaatttcAATTTTAGATTTGGTTTACGATTTTGATCGGGCCAACAATTTTTCAAATTGATCAGCAACAACCggcctataaaaacatatcaaccCCTCGCAGACTCCTATCACCCAGAATAAAGCGCCACCATGTGATACTATAGCACGAATATAGTACATGCAACCATGATGAAAAAATATCCCCGCATAAATATGGGTTGATTAGCGGATAACACAGAATCATAGCGCGAAAGGCCCACCAAATAACCGCAGTATAAATAAACATAAAACTCACTCAATCGTCTCCCCCACCGATATAAGGGTTATTAGTTTTTTGGAAagtcaattttttttaattttgaccAAGTTCAGGGCCAAAAATATAGACATCCACGatattaaaaaaatatgaaaattcatttcatgatgaatctaataacACCGATTTGATATTATGAAATTTaatatatttctctacaaatttgatcaaacttaaaagaggtttgacttttcaaaaaagtaaTACACCATATATTTTGAAATAGAGTGAGTAAAGAAATTTAAGAACCCCAACAAATTCAACGACGCAGCAAAGCGCGCCCAACCCATCTCGTAATTTACTAGTGGTTATGTTCTTATATCACGAGAATCAAACGCTGAACCATGATATTACCATAATAGCTGTAAAGGAGCAAACTTTCAGCTAACGATTCACTTTAGGGCTAAAAAGAAATCCTTCTATATGTGTATCAGAGGCTTCTCATAAACTCAAGATCAACAGATAACATTGGTCCCTCCTCAAGAAAGGAAGAAAGACAAGATTAGTAGTGACAATTCAGTGTTTCCACGATAACAATCAAGCAAACGAAAAAGGGGCGCACCTCTGCTACGGAGTCGGTGGAGGACGTTCCATGCCTCATCGGGGATCATGGACTCCTTGTACCCGAACCGCTTCGCGCTGACCTTCTTCCATTCCAGCCCGTCCGCGTCGCCTACACAGACCTCGGCCCGTTCGGGGGTTAAGCGAAATCATAGTGTATCACCATCAGACCAGCGGAGAATACGCAAGAAGAGGCGCAGACTTACCGGCGGAGGCGGTCGAGGGGTTGGAGTCGGAGGGCGAGGGAGAAGGGGAAGGGGACGGgccgcggcggcgtcggcggggcgAAGCGAGCGCGGCGAGGGGGGAAGGAGCGAGGCGGCTGGGCCGGGAGAGCGCGCCGAGCCCGGTGGAGGCGGCGAAGCGCAGCTCCGGCGAGCGAAGCGCCATTCGgatagaggcggcggcggcgcacgccaGCGGACACGCGACGAGGGGGATGGGATAGCAAACAGACGAGACGACGAATATGCGATGCGATCGAGTACCGGAGCTGATAGACAGCCAGCCCACTGGCAGGCCGCAGCCAATAGCCCGTGGATCTTCACAGGATAAGTGGGCTCGCCAAGCTTGGACGAGCTTTAGGGCgcattcttttctttttctttttttgagaaggAGTTTAGGGCGCATTCTTGGTGGGCAAGGAAGGGTGTGTTGGGTTCGGTAATGAAGTGGAATGAAATGTCATAGTTTTATTTCACTAAgttgattttatttttttattatattAGCCTCATTTGATATAATGAAATTGTTACATTACTAGAAGTGGGACTGTCTAGGTCTCAGTCGATTCAGAAGTCTCAGTCGGCTGACATCACCCTGAATAGATTAGGCCCGTTTTATCTCCCTCCCTGTTGGGTCTTAATTTCCCCCCGTTATGGGCTTGGGGTGTGGGCTTTGTTTATTTGTCTTTTCTGTTTTTGTTGTTTGTTTGGCCCGTTTTACCTCCCTTCCTGTCCATGGACGCAACAAACATCAGAAAACATGCAGTTGACGTCACAGCTGACCTCCCTCCTTGTCCATGGACGCAGCAAACAAAAGAAATTAGGCCATGCTCCATGCATTTCAGCAGGCCCATTTTCAAATGGAACTGCTAACTGTCGACGTCGCAGCTGACCTGAGACATCCATTAACTTGGAGTGAGCTAGAGTTCCAGTGAACTACTAGGAGAAGTGAGCTGGACACTCCCGTCCAGGGGACAAGCAAAAGAGATGCTAGTGCTAACTCTactgaaagaaaagaaaaattattactgagatactccctctgtccaaaaaatagtataaaagatAGTAGTACATCTGTagttttagaagaaaaaaaactgAATACAGATGCAGCACTATGCACTAGCACTACTAAAACTGAAGCTGCGGAGTGGAGTGGAAGCATTCATGAAGCAGGCTACACCCAACATTCATCATCCTGATGCCCCAGTTACATCAATAAACAACACATCAATCGATCTCACTAATTTCAGACCATAGTCCATGCATTTCAACAAACCCATTTTCACATAAGCAAAAATCACCTGTGAGAAAAAACAATATGGCTCGGACAAAAACACATAATAAATGATTTGAGATTGGGTGTAACAAAAATCATGCATGACCTGCAAGTCGTTCAAATTTAGTAAAGGGGATCTTGATTGGTATTAAGGATGTTGACAAGATGATGACCATTGGATTCCCTCTCAACTGTAATCTACCAGTTAGGTAGGT
This region of Triticum aestivum cultivar Chinese Spring chromosome 2D, IWGSC CS RefSeq v2.1, whole genome shotgun sequence genomic DNA includes:
- the LOC123053170 gene encoding poly(A) polymerase I isoform X2 codes for the protein MALRSPELRFAASTGLGALSRPSRLAPSPLAALASPRRRRRGPSPSPSPSPSDSNPSTASAGDADGLEWKKVSAKRFGYKESMIPDEAWNVLHRLRSRGYDVYLVGGCVRDLIMKKIPKDFDIITTADLRQVKDTFVGSAVIVGRRFPIVHVHDNNSIVEVSSFNTYVRGSSGNQMPTSKSPHCSKNDYLRWKNCQGRDFTINGLMFNPYSEKIYDYLGGIEDIKKAKVRTVIPAATSFHEDCARILRAIRIAARLGFSFPKETAYYVRNLACSVARLDKGRLLMEVNYMLAYGSAEASLRLLWRFGLLEHLLPFQAAYFSSTLFKRKDNGTNMLLVLFSKLDSFLAPNRPCHNSLWISILAFHEALVRKPRDPLVVATFALAVYLGGDLPLAVDIGQSINRQHDAGFAELLEPRMRGKKGLLAEHRPQILYLSHYKHT
- the LOC123053170 gene encoding poly(A) polymerase I isoform X3, producing the protein MALRSPELRFAASTGLGALSRPSRLAPSPLAALASPRRRRRGPSPSPSPSPSDSNPSTASAGDADGLEWKKVSAKRFGYKESMIPDEAWNVLHRLRSRGYDVYLVGGCVRDLIMKKIPKDFDIITTADLRQVKDTFVGSAVIVGRRFPIVHVHDNNSIVEVSSFNTYVRGSSGNQMPTSKSPHCSKNDYLRWKNCQGRDFTINGLMFNPYSEKIYDYLGGIEDIKKAKVRTVIPAATSFHEDCARILRAIRIAARLGFSFPKETAYYVRNLACSVARLDKGRLLMEVNYMLAYGSAEASLRLLWRFGLLEHLLPFQAAYFSSTLFKRKDNGTNMLLVLFSKLDSFLAPNRPCHNSLWISILAFHEALVRKPRDPLVVATFALAVYLGGDLPLAVDIGQSINRQHDAGFAELLEPRMRGKKGLLAEILYLSHYKHT
- the LOC123053170 gene encoding poly(A) polymerase I isoform X1, whose protein sequence is MALRSPELRFAASTGLGALSRPSRLAPSPLAALASPRRRRRGPSPSPSPSPSDSNPSTASAGDADGLEWKKVSAKRFGYKESMIPDEAWNVLHRLRSRGYDVYLVGGCVRDLIMKKIPKDFDIITTADLRQVKDTFVGSAVIVGRRFPIVHVHDNNSIVEVSSFNTYVRGSSGNQMPTSKSPHCSKNDYLRWKNCQGRDFTINGLMFNPYSEKIYDYLGGIEDIKKAKVRTVIPAATSFHEDCARILRAIRIAARLGFSFPKETAYYVRNLACSVARLDKGRLLMEVNYMLAYGSAEASLRLLWRFGLLEHLLPFQAAYFSSTLFKRKDNGTNMLLVLFSKLDSFLAPNRPCHNSLWISILAFHEALVRKPRDPLVVATFALAVYLGGDLPLAVDIGQSINRQHDAGFAELLEPRMRGKKGLLAEVKDLAISMRQALTEMTDEYYVANAMAKIPQAPSSDLVFIPLQAYLKVLKLIERVQHGKKEIGYEPKSDGNIDYHNLANGTPAEVRNLFTLVVFDTIYPPNLEKEDDSSRR